One genomic segment of Novosphingobium sp. RL4 includes these proteins:
- a CDS encoding DUF5695 domain-containing protein, producing the protein MKRLLKPLPLVALVLGTLPAMLPTTAAYAEEGEVQKPKPVYPPIGKTEMQTTAFDLALRADTQTLAHLSPKGNTAFDFVPAAREPERAGDGYVHIGDIHIRLKTAGSDWQDFSSAHARKQIAALAGGNGVLAAADITASMGAGIPLRVERRWVNEAGVLAMRFTLVNTSSAPVEIGGLGMPMVFDNIILDRDLDQAHAEASFVDPYIGRDAGYLQVTRLNGQGPALLVLPEKGTPLEAYRPIIEARAAKDGDIFTDKSQRSQVSEGFYDWTVASKGFAEKEWAKAGQQWNEPTSITLAPGESRTIGLRFVTAPDIRKIEDTLVANKRPVAVGIPGYVVPTDQTASLFLKTPSKVAKIESFPAGALTATSEKSGTGWARYRVKASGWGQARLTVTYADGQKQTVSYYITKPLDQVMADIGHFTTTNQWFEGKNDPFHRSPAILSYDREDNKILTQDGRVWVAGMSDEGGAGSWVAAMMKQLDNPSPEEVAKLERLVNETVLGTLQVKDGPQAGAVKKSIFYYDPVEFPNYYDPKINWKNWTAWSKKDSDDLGRSYNYPHVAIGHWVLYRLARDSQGLVKQHDWKFYLDWAYRTSVAMMRDAPYYAQFGQMEGDVFLDILKDLKREGLTAEATEMEGLMKGRADHWRTLKFPFGSEMAWDSTGQPEVYAWMRYFGYQPQADETREVILAYDPTIPSWGYNGNARRYWDFLYGGKVSRIERQIHHYGSALNAVPLFDAYRQNPTDLHLLRVAYGGMMGGITNIDQQGFGSAAFHSWPDMMKWDAITGDYGMVFYGHAITSATYMVDDAQFGWLGFGGDLTAKGTRVHVEPKDGARRRLFIAPAGLWVTLEAGRIKSADYDARTGKVVLTLDPATAETPAARLLFETTTAGGKPYTADTGTADRGGYAIPLGTGATTVTLSPR; encoded by the coding sequence ATGAAGCGTCTCCTGAAGCCCTTGCCGCTCGTCGCCCTGGTGCTCGGCACTCTCCCGGCCATGCTGCCGACGACCGCGGCCTATGCCGAAGAAGGCGAAGTTCAGAAGCCGAAGCCGGTCTATCCGCCGATCGGCAAGACCGAGATGCAGACCACGGCCTTCGACCTTGCCCTGCGGGCCGACACGCAGACGCTCGCTCACCTCTCGCCCAAGGGCAATACCGCGTTCGACTTCGTACCCGCAGCCCGCGAGCCCGAGCGCGCGGGCGACGGCTACGTGCACATCGGCGACATCCACATCCGCCTGAAGACCGCCGGATCGGACTGGCAGGACTTCTCTTCCGCCCATGCCCGCAAGCAGATCGCCGCGCTCGCGGGCGGCAATGGCGTGCTTGCCGCCGCCGATATCACCGCCTCGATGGGAGCGGGCATACCCCTGCGCGTCGAGCGCCGCTGGGTGAACGAGGCCGGCGTGCTGGCCATGCGCTTCACGCTCGTCAATACCAGCAGCGCCCCCGTCGAGATCGGCGGCCTCGGCATGCCCATGGTGTTCGACAACATCATCCTCGACCGCGATCTCGACCAGGCCCATGCCGAAGCGAGCTTCGTCGACCCCTATATCGGCCGGGATGCGGGCTATCTCCAGGTCACCCGCCTCAACGGTCAGGGCCCGGCCCTGCTCGTCCTGCCGGAAAAGGGCACGCCGCTCGAAGCCTATCGCCCGATCATCGAAGCGCGCGCCGCCAAGGACGGCGACATCTTCACTGACAAGAGCCAGCGCAGCCAGGTCTCGGAAGGGTTCTACGACTGGACCGTCGCCAGCAAGGGCTTCGCCGAGAAGGAATGGGCCAAGGCTGGCCAGCAGTGGAACGAGCCGACCAGCATCACGCTTGCACCGGGCGAGAGCCGCACCATCGGCCTGCGCTTCGTGACCGCGCCCGATATCCGCAAGATCGAGGATACGCTGGTCGCGAACAAGCGCCCGGTGGCCGTGGGCATTCCCGGCTACGTGGTGCCCACCGACCAGACCGCCAGCCTCTTCCTCAAGACCCCGAGCAAGGTCGCGAAGATCGAATCCTTCCCCGCAGGCGCCCTTACCGCCACCTCCGAGAAGAGCGGAACCGGCTGGGCACGCTATCGGGTCAAGGCCTCGGGATGGGGTCAGGCCCGCCTGACGGTGACTTATGCGGACGGCCAGAAGCAGACCGTCAGCTACTACATCACCAAGCCGCTCGATCAGGTCATGGCCGATATCGGCCACTTCACCACGACGAACCAGTGGTTCGAAGGCAAGAATGACCCGTTCCATCGCAGCCCCGCGATCCTCTCCTACGACCGCGAGGACAACAAGATCCTCACGCAGGACGGCCGCGTCTGGGTGGCAGGCATGAGCGACGAAGGCGGCGCCGGTTCGTGGGTTGCGGCGATGATGAAGCAGCTCGACAATCCGAGCCCTGAAGAAGTCGCCAAGCTCGAGCGCCTCGTCAACGAAACCGTGCTCGGCACCCTTCAGGTCAAGGACGGCCCGCAGGCCGGCGCAGTCAAGAAGAGCATCTTCTACTACGATCCGGTCGAGTTCCCGAACTACTACGACCCCAAGATCAACTGGAAGAACTGGACCGCCTGGTCGAAGAAGGATTCGGACGATCTTGGCCGTTCCTACAACTACCCGCACGTCGCCATCGGCCACTGGGTGCTCTACCGCCTCGCACGCGACAGCCAGGGGCTGGTCAAGCAGCATGACTGGAAGTTCTACCTCGATTGGGCCTACCGCACTTCCGTCGCGATGATGCGCGATGCGCCTTACTATGCGCAGTTCGGCCAGATGGAAGGCGATGTCTTCCTCGACATCCTCAAGGACCTGAAGCGTGAGGGCCTGACCGCCGAAGCCACCGAGATGGAGGGCCTGATGAAGGGCCGCGCCGATCACTGGCGCACGCTCAAGTTCCCGTTCGGCAGCGAGATGGCCTGGGATTCCACCGGCCAGCCCGAAGTCTACGCATGGATGCGCTACTTCGGCTACCAGCCGCAGGCGGACGAGACGCGCGAGGTCATCCTGGCCTATGACCCCACGATCCCGAGCTGGGGCTACAACGGCAATGCCCGCCGCTACTGGGACTTCCTCTACGGCGGCAAGGTCTCGCGTATCGAGCGGCAGATCCACCACTACGGCTCGGCGCTGAACGCGGTGCCGCTGTTCGACGCCTATCGCCAGAACCCCACCGACCTGCACCTGCTGCGCGTGGCCTACGGCGGCATGATGGGCGGGATCACCAATATCGACCAGCAGGGCTTCGGCTCGGCCGCGTTCCACTCCTGGCCCGACATGATGAAGTGGGACGCCATCACCGGCGACTACGGCATGGTCTTCTACGGCCACGCCATCACCTCGGCGACCTACATGGTCGATGACGCGCAGTTCGGGTGGCTGGGCTTCGGCGGCGACCTGACCGCGAAGGGCACCAGGGTCCATGTCGAACCGAAGGACGGCGCCCGCCGCCGGCTCTTCATCGCCCCCGCCGGCCTCTGGGTCACGCTGGAAGCGGGCCGCATCAAGAGCGCCGACTATGACGCCAGGACCGGCAAGGTCGTGCTCACGCTCGATCCCGCGACGGCGGAGACCCCCGCAGCACGCCTGCTGTTCGAGACCACGACGGCGGGCGGCAAGCCTTACACCGCCGACACCGGCACCGCCGATCGCGGCGGTTACGCCATCCCGCTGGGCACGGGTGCCACCACCGTCACGCTCAGCCCGCGCTGA
- a CDS encoding Svx/AvrXca family virulence/avirulence protein: MRALFQASVLAVLLSGAAIPSAPALAAPAASPAPREACVAGAWAIAETDPSDTVNSALPLQMQSEHFALHWKPGTVAPADAQAAVKHLEYVWDYFIATLHFPEPHCGSAAKFKVNAYIGTDYGLTGGADSLGHMGMWIGPGALRDRFGLAHELTHALQTATGHLMDSPYTGWMFESHANWMTVQLPEFRENTHCSVLLKQYPHLYYGSTRSRYCNWQFLEFLKDTRGFDAVNDIWRKAPGKDDPAHLTTDPFTVLRDNKNWTQSQLNDTYGDWALHNANWDYTNPDGSDQGAVFRRNYGSYDQSTGPDILSATVLDPIDLEHRRFAVPEMWAPQRWGYNVVKLHPDAGRDHVTVTFRGVVQQASAVVSLPGLADEPETIPPPASDWRWGVVAVGADGRSRYTPLQRGDKAAASIAVRPGDTGLYLVVMATPSQMQKIRWDQPWYSIYRYPWMVQLDGAMPDRWQDGAPGPIPGGHRHGNGGGWVGPQASVAASAYVGPYARVISGTVSGKARIEDHAVVLDNAQVLDEAVISGLTVLRGDTVLKGKARAATSMLGIGEYEKGIVLSGTAQNIGDVEQRGGSASTGVFYGFVDADTVKDPGHGAELTAPVPEVTAKPAYRWIP, translated from the coding sequence ATGAGGGCCCTTTTTCAGGCATCGGTGCTGGCAGTCCTGCTTTCAGGAGCCGCCATTCCGTCAGCACCGGCGCTTGCCGCCCCGGCCGCCAGCCCCGCCCCGCGTGAGGCTTGCGTGGCCGGGGCCTGGGCCATCGCGGAAACCGACCCTTCGGACACGGTGAATTCCGCCCTCCCTTTGCAGATGCAGAGCGAGCATTTCGCCCTGCACTGGAAGCCCGGCACCGTGGCCCCGGCCGATGCGCAGGCGGCGGTGAAGCATCTCGAATATGTCTGGGACTACTTCATCGCAACGCTGCACTTCCCCGAGCCGCATTGCGGTTCGGCGGCCAAGTTCAAGGTCAACGCCTATATCGGCACCGACTACGGATTGACCGGCGGAGCGGACTCGCTCGGGCACATGGGCATGTGGATCGGCCCCGGCGCGCTAAGGGACCGTTTCGGCCTTGCCCATGAACTGACCCATGCCCTCCAGACCGCGACCGGGCATCTCATGGACTCGCCCTATACCGGCTGGATGTTCGAGAGCCACGCCAACTGGATGACCGTGCAACTCCCGGAATTCCGCGAGAATACGCATTGTTCCGTGCTGCTGAAACAGTACCCGCACCTTTACTACGGCTCGACCCGCAGCCGCTACTGCAACTGGCAGTTCCTCGAATTCCTCAAGGACACCCGCGGCTTCGACGCCGTGAACGACATCTGGCGCAAGGCCCCCGGCAAGGACGATCCGGCCCACCTGACGACCGATCCCTTCACCGTTCTGCGTGACAACAAGAACTGGACACAAAGCCAGTTGAACGACACCTACGGCGACTGGGCGCTGCACAACGCCAACTGGGACTACACCAACCCGGACGGCAGCGATCAGGGCGCGGTCTTCCGCCGCAACTATGGTTCCTACGACCAGTCCACCGGCCCCGATATCCTCTCCGCCACCGTGCTGGACCCCATCGACCTCGAGCATCGCCGCTTCGCCGTGCCGGAGATGTGGGCACCCCAGCGCTGGGGCTACAACGTGGTCAAGCTGCATCCCGATGCCGGCCGCGACCATGTGACCGTGACCTTCCGGGGCGTAGTCCAGCAGGCCAGCGCCGTCGTCTCGCTGCCCGGTCTTGCCGATGAGCCGGAAACGATCCCGCCGCCCGCATCCGACTGGCGCTGGGGCGTCGTCGCCGTCGGGGCGGATGGCAGGAGCCGCTACACCCCGCTTCAGCGCGGCGACAAGGCCGCAGCCTCGATCGCGGTCCGGCCCGGAGACACCGGCCTATACCTCGTGGTCATGGCCACCCCGTCGCAGATGCAGAAGATCCGCTGGGACCAGCCCTGGTATTCGATCTACCGCTATCCGTGGATGGTCCAGCTCGACGGCGCCATGCCCGACCGCTGGCAGGACGGCGCGCCCGGGCCGATCCCCGGCGGGCACCGCCACGGCAACGGCGGGGGCTGGGTCGGACCGCAGGCCAGCGTGGCCGCAAGCGCCTATGTCGGCCCTTATGCGCGGGTGATCTCCGGCACCGTTTCCGGCAAGGCGCGGATCGAGGATCACGCCGTCGTGCTCGATAACGCGCAGGTCCTGGACGAGGCGGTGATCTCCGGCCTCACCGTACTGCGCGGCGACACCGTCCTGAAGGGCAAGGCCCGCGCCGCCACGTCCATGCTCGGCATAGGTGAGTACGAGAAAGGCATCGTTCTTTCGGGAACGGCGCAAAACATCGGCGACGTCGAACAGCGCGGCGGCTCCGCATCGACCGGCGTGTTCTACGGCTTCGTCGATGCGGACACCGTCAAGGACCCGGGCCACGGCGCCGAACTGACCGCCCCTGTTCCCGAAGTCACCGCAAAACCGGCCTATCGCTGGATACCCTAG
- a CDS encoding LysR family transcriptional regulator, which yields MRKIFEPDAKAPLGADRARALEVFATVAAEGSFSAAGRVLGLTPSAVSRTVDRIEARLGVRLLLRTTRALSLTAEGQAYLGAARRILADLDDAEQAIADRGTPRGRLRISAAHAHGRLTIVPLLGEFARLYPHILVDISLSDRLVDVAAGDADVAIRFGPLADSPLTARKLGENRRVIVASPEYLARRGTPRVPEDLLHHNCLNFNFRRAEPVWPFRRDGQDHALSVRGSIEANNGETLGQLAADGVGITRVGRFSVVEEIASGRLVPLLEDYNPGDVELVHAVFVGGPNMPARVRVFVDFLSERLR from the coding sequence ATGCGCAAGATTTTTGAACCGGATGCAAAGGCGCCGCTGGGCGCGGACAGGGCGCGGGCGCTTGAGGTCTTTGCGACGGTGGCGGCCGAAGGCAGTTTTTCCGCTGCCGGGCGCGTGCTTGGCCTCACGCCCTCGGCGGTGAGCCGGACGGTGGATCGCATCGAGGCGCGGCTTGGCGTGCGGCTGTTGCTGCGGACCACGCGGGCCCTGTCGCTGACGGCGGAAGGGCAGGCCTATCTTGGCGCGGCGCGCCGGATTCTCGCCGATCTCGACGATGCCGAGCAGGCCATCGCCGATCGCGGCACGCCGCGCGGGCGGCTGCGGATCAGCGCTGCCCATGCGCACGGACGGCTGACCATCGTTCCCCTGCTGGGCGAATTCGCGCGGCTCTATCCGCACATTCTGGTCGATATCAGCCTGAGCGACCGGCTGGTCGATGTCGCGGCGGGCGATGCCGACGTGGCGATCCGTTTCGGCCCGCTTGCCGACAGTCCGCTGACCGCGCGCAAGCTGGGGGAGAACCGCCGGGTAATCGTCGCCTCGCCGGAATATCTCGCACGGCGGGGGACGCCGCGCGTTCCCGAGGACCTGCTCCACCATAACTGCCTGAACTTCAACTTCCGCCGGGCCGAGCCGGTCTGGCCGTTTCGCCGGGACGGGCAGGACCATGCGCTGAGCGTGCGCGGCAGCATCGAGGCGAACAACGGCGAGACCCTGGGCCAGCTCGCGGCGGATGGTGTGGGGATCACCCGCGTCGGCCGGTTCAGCGTGGTGGAGGAGATCGCCTCGGGCCGGCTGGTGCCCTTGCTGGAGGACTACAACCCCGGCGACGTCGAACTGGTCCACGCGGTATTCGTGGGCGGACCGAACATGCCGGCCCGGGTCAGGGTCTTCGTGGATTTCCTGAGCGAGCGGCTGCGCTAG
- a CDS encoding SulP family inorganic anion transporter: MNTQSLARYRSEWFSGGADARRDILAGMVGTFALIPEVIAFSFVAGIDPEVGLFASFVIGIVIAFAGGRPAMISGAAGSVALVAAALVSSHGLSYLLVATIMAGLLQIVFGLVKLDVLLRFVSRSVRTGFVNALAILIFSAQVPQMLGVTWHTYALIAGGLAIIYLLPRITTAIPSPLICIVVLTGICAVFPMPVRTVADLGRLPSSLPSFGLPAVPLDWDTLRIVAPYALAMAAVGLLESMMTASVVDDLTETTSSKARECTGLGLANVAAGLFGGIAGCGMIGQTVGNVRYGGRGRLSTLVAGVFLLVVMVPLRPWVAQVPVAALVAIMIMVSISTFSWKSLRDLGRHPKVSGVVMLATVAVTVATHDLSAGVAVGVLLSGVFFAFKVTRMMDIRVDHDPATDTRTYTVSGQVFFASADIFADRFDLRDTARHVRIDLTAAHLWDVTAVGALEEVVAKMQRHGIAVDVIGLNRASAILVDRFAPQASEAAT, from the coding sequence ATGAATACCCAGTCCCTTGCCCGATATCGCAGCGAATGGTTCAGCGGCGGCGCCGATGCCCGGCGCGACATCCTGGCCGGCATGGTCGGCACTTTCGCGCTGATCCCCGAAGTGATCGCCTTTTCATTCGTGGCCGGCATCGACCCCGAAGTCGGCCTGTTCGCCTCGTTCGTGATCGGGATCGTGATCGCCTTCGCCGGTGGACGGCCGGCGATGATCTCCGGCGCGGCCGGCTCGGTCGCCCTGGTCGCGGCAGCGCTGGTGAGCAGCCACGGTCTGTCCTATCTCCTCGTCGCCACCATCATGGCCGGACTGCTGCAGATCGTCTTCGGGCTGGTGAAGCTCGACGTGCTGCTGCGGTTCGTCTCGCGGTCGGTCCGCACCGGCTTCGTGAACGCGCTGGCGATCCTGATCTTCTCGGCGCAGGTGCCCCAGATGCTGGGCGTGACCTGGCACACTTATGCCCTGATCGCCGGGGGCCTTGCGATCATCTACCTGCTTCCCCGGATCACCACCGCCATTCCCTCTCCGCTGATCTGCATCGTCGTGCTGACCGGGATCTGCGCGGTGTTCCCGATGCCGGTGCGAACGGTGGCCGATCTCGGCCGCCTGCCTTCCTCGCTGCCTTCCTTCGGCCTGCCCGCCGTTCCGCTGGACTGGGACACGCTGCGCATCGTCGCGCCCTATGCCCTTGCCATGGCCGCCGTGGGTCTGCTGGAATCGATGATGACCGCCAGCGTGGTGGACGACCTGACCGAGACCACCAGTTCGAAGGCACGGGAATGCACCGGCCTCGGCCTTGCCAACGTGGCGGCCGGGCTGTTCGGCGGCATCGCCGGCTGCGGCATGATCGGGCAGACGGTGGGCAACGTGCGCTACGGCGGACGCGGGCGGCTCTCCACGCTGGTCGCCGGCGTGTTCCTGCTCGTCGTCATGGTGCCGCTGCGGCCATGGGTGGCGCAAGTGCCGGTCGCCGCGCTGGTGGCGATCATGATCATGGTCTCGATCAGCACGTTTTCGTGGAAGTCGCTCCGCGATCTGGGCCGCCACCCCAAGGTCTCCGGCGTCGTCATGCTGGCGACCGTCGCGGTCACCGTCGCCACGCACGACCTTTCCGCCGGGGTCGCCGTGGGCGTGCTGCTCAGCGGGGTGTTCTTCGCCTTCAAGGTCACGCGGATGATGGACATCCGCGTCGATCACGATCCCGCCACCGACACCCGGACCTACACCGTCTCCGGGCAGGTCTTCTTCGCCAGCGCCGATATCTTCGCCGACCGGTTCGACTTGCGCGACACCGCCCGCCATGTGCGGATAGACCTGACCGCGGCACACCTCTGGGATGTCACGGCAGTGGGCGCCCTGGAAGAAGTGGTGGCGAAAATGCAGCGCCACGGCATCGCGGTGGACGTGATCGGCCTCAACCGTGCCAGTGCGATCCTGGTGGACCGCTTCGCCCCGCAGGCCAGCGAGGCCGCCACCTGA
- a CDS encoding SDR family oxidoreductase produces the protein MILEGRTALVTGASGGFGREIALGLAREGARVVLHGRRAGQLGALALEIEALGGETAIAAFDLEDGAALPAALAQVGRIDILVNNAGHRDRRTMDALDREAVRRMLEVNLVAPFDLARAIAPGMEQGGRIINVTSIAGQIARAGDAAYTMSKGGLDALTRALAAELGARGITVNAVAPGYFATEANAAMVADPEIADHLARRTSLGRWGRPEEIAGPVVFLASAAASYVTGQVIGVDGGYLAHF, from the coding sequence ATGATCTTGGAAGGCAGGACGGCGCTGGTCACGGGGGCTTCCGGCGGATTCGGCCGCGAGATCGCGCTCGGCCTCGCACGGGAAGGCGCGCGGGTGGTTCTTCATGGCCGCCGGGCCGGTCAGCTTGGCGCTCTGGCGCTGGAGATCGAGGCATTGGGCGGCGAAACGGCGATCGCCGCCTTCGACCTTGAGGACGGAGCCGCCTTGCCCGCCGCGCTGGCGCAAGTGGGGCGCATCGATATCCTCGTCAACAATGCCGGCCATCGCGACCGGCGGACGATGGATGCGCTGGACCGCGAGGCGGTGCGGCGGATGCTGGAAGTGAACCTGGTGGCGCCGTTCGATCTGGCCCGTGCGATCGCGCCCGGCATGGAGCAGGGCGGCCGCATCATCAACGTGACTTCGATCGCGGGGCAGATCGCGCGGGCCGGGGATGCCGCCTACACCATGTCGAAAGGCGGCCTCGATGCCCTGACGCGCGCCCTGGCGGCGGAACTGGGGGCGCGGGGGATCACGGTGAATGCGGTGGCTCCGGGCTATTTCGCCACCGAAGCGAATGCGGCGATGGTTGCCGATCCCGAAATCGCGGATCATCTCGCGCGGCGGACATCGCTGGGGCGCTGGGGCAGGCCGGAGGAGATCGCCGGGCCTGTCGTTTTCCTGGCATCGGCGGCGGCGAGTTATGTGACCGGGCAGGTCATCGGGGTGGATGGCGGTTATCTCGCGCATTTCTGA
- a CDS encoding TonB-dependent receptor, producing MLLKFAIATSPLALAATLLAAAPALAAEENGVPGAAPEAAAESSALADTLADSGSGEAIVVTASRRRDENVQDVPVAISVISAASLEKRGDYTLGSIQQQVPSLQVITFNPRNTNINIRGLGSNVSLTNDGLENGVGFYIDNVYYGRVGLAQFDLVDLQGIEVLRGPQGTLFGKNTTSGVINVTSKKPTFDPELSAEASIGNYGYYQVRASGSAGIFKDLLAVRLSGAISENDGFLWNKTTNRRAQDYLNKSIRGQILLTPDPDFEVRIIGDYARQKQNHVLNVFAGLHTTYADGTTIAGNFAQRAARFPGYTLPSFDAFDRVGEADSHYQSYMAGYGVSGEVNWNLGGPTLTSITAYRWWDWDPANDGDSTSLPVVVKAQQANRQRQFSQELRLASKSGGSFDYVIGGYYFWQTVRGYGATGYGSAAPLWFLGASNAVTDAALNGYEVNSYSEPQTKTLAAFGQTDWHITPSLTLTTGLRFTHEEKKGVYQQWVAQAADISGYSDAVQAQILAIRASFNKVVPLYSTSFSDNSLSGLISLSWKVAPDVLLYGSYSRGNKSGGLNLTQLPASVTDPTVKPEKVDAFEVGVKSQFLDRRATFNAAGFWTEISDYQTAITDFDPANPLVSRQYIANIPKVRSRGIEAEFNIAPTDNLSFNASGTWTDAKYVSYTNAPQAIERLNLGAVQDLSGERLPGVPKFAWNVGADFSQPLGTLGDRDLGLYAHADYAYRSNFNTSASNSAWARVPGFGLVNGRIGVKTDDGLWDFSIWAKNLFDKDYFVSLGAANTGVVTAQLGEPRTFGATLRTKF from the coding sequence ATGCTTCTCAAGTTCGCCATCGCTACCAGTCCACTCGCGCTCGCAGCGACGCTTCTTGCCGCCGCGCCCGCGCTCGCCGCCGAGGAAAACGGGGTTCCCGGCGCCGCGCCCGAAGCCGCCGCCGAAAGCTCAGCCCTTGCAGACACCCTGGCGGACAGCGGCAGCGGCGAGGCCATCGTCGTCACCGCCTCGCGCCGCCGCGATGAAAACGTGCAGGACGTGCCGGTCGCCATCAGCGTGATCAGCGCCGCCAGCCTCGAAAAGCGCGGGGACTATACGCTGGGCTCGATCCAGCAGCAGGTGCCCAGCCTCCAGGTCATCACCTTCAACCCGCGCAACACCAACATCAACATCCGCGGCCTCGGCTCCAACGTCTCGCTCACCAATGACGGGCTGGAGAACGGCGTCGGCTTCTATATCGACAACGTCTACTACGGCCGCGTCGGCCTTGCCCAGTTCGACCTCGTGGACCTTCAGGGCATCGAAGTGCTGCGCGGACCGCAGGGCACGCTGTTCGGCAAGAACACCACTTCAGGCGTCATCAACGTCACCTCGAAGAAGCCCACCTTCGATCCCGAGCTTTCGGCCGAGGCCAGCATCGGCAACTACGGCTACTACCAGGTCCGCGCCTCGGGCTCGGCCGGTATCTTCAAGGACCTGCTGGCAGTGCGCCTGTCCGGCGCGATCAGCGAGAACGACGGGTTCCTCTGGAACAAGACCACCAACCGCCGCGCGCAGGACTACCTGAACAAGAGCATCCGCGGCCAGATCCTCCTCACGCCCGATCCGGACTTCGAGGTCCGCATCATCGGCGACTATGCGCGCCAGAAGCAGAACCACGTCCTCAACGTCTTCGCCGGCCTCCACACCACTTATGCCGACGGCACCACGATCGCCGGCAACTTCGCCCAGCGCGCCGCCCGTTTCCCGGGGTACACGCTGCCCAGCTTCGACGCCTTCGACCGCGTGGGCGAGGCGGACAGCCACTACCAGTCCTACATGGCGGGCTACGGCGTCTCGGGCGAGGTCAACTGGAACCTCGGCGGGCCGACGCTGACCTCGATCACCGCCTATCGCTGGTGGGACTGGGACCCGGCCAACGACGGTGACAGCACCTCGCTTCCGGTGGTGGTCAAGGCCCAGCAGGCCAACCGCCAGCGCCAGTTCAGCCAGGAACTGCGCCTTGCCTCGAAAAGCGGCGGCAGCTTCGACTACGTGATCGGCGGCTATTACTTCTGGCAGACGGTTCGCGGCTACGGCGCCACCGGCTACGGTTCGGCCGCGCCGCTGTGGTTCCTCGGCGCCTCCAACGCGGTGACCGACGCCGCGCTGAACGGCTACGAGGTGAACTCCTATTCCGAGCCGCAGACCAAGACGCTCGCCGCGTTCGGGCAGACGGACTGGCACATCACGCCCTCCCTCACCCTCACCACCGGCCTTCGCTTCACGCATGAGGAGAAGAAGGGCGTCTACCAGCAGTGGGTGGCGCAGGCGGCCGACATCTCGGGCTATTCGGACGCCGTCCAGGCGCAGATCCTCGCCATCCGCGCCAGCTTCAACAAGGTGGTGCCGCTCTACAGCACCAGCTTCAGCGACAACAGCCTCTCGGGCCTGATCTCGCTGAGCTGGAAGGTGGCGCCGGACGTGCTCCTCTACGGCAGCTATTCGCGCGGCAACAAGTCGGGCGGGCTCAACCTCACGCAGCTTCCCGCCAGCGTGACCGATCCAACGGTGAAGCCCGAGAAGGTGGACGCCTTCGAAGTGGGCGTGAAATCCCAGTTCCTCGACCGCCGCGCCACCTTCAACGCCGCCGGTTTCTGGACCGAGATCAGCGATTACCAGACCGCCATCACCGACTTCGACCCGGCCAACCCGCTGGTCAGCCGCCAGTACATCGCCAACATTCCCAAGGTCCGCTCGCGCGGGATCGAGGCGGAGTTCAACATCGCGCCGACGGACAACCTGAGCTTCAACGCCTCGGGCACCTGGACCGACGCGAAGTACGTCAGCTACACCAATGCCCCGCAGGCGATCGAACGGCTGAACCTCGGCGCGGTGCAGGACCTTTCGGGCGAGCGCCTGCCGGGCGTGCCCAAATTCGCCTGGAACGTGGGCGCGGACTTCAGCCAGCCGCTCGGCACGCTGGGCGATCGCGATCTCGGCCTCTACGCCCACGCGGACTACGCCTACCGTTCGAACTTCAACACGTCGGCCTCCAATTCGGCCTGGGCCAGAGTGCCCGGCTTCGGCCTCGTCAACGGCCGCATCGGCGTGAAGACCGACGACGGGCTCTGGGACTTCTCGATCTGGGCCAAGAACCTGTTCGACAAGGACTACTTCGTGAGCCTGGGCGCCGCCAACACCGGCGTCGTCACCGCCCAGCTCGGCGAACCGCGCACCTTCGGCGCGACCCTTCGTACCAAGTTCTGA